The stretch of DNA AGCCGCCGGCACTACCCGCCCGCGACCACCCGGTGTCGCGGCCAGCGGCCGTCGCCCTCTGCGGCAACGACGACCGGCACCGGCGGCGTGCGGCAGCGCCGGGCGATGTCGGCCAGGGTGTCGCGGTCGGCGCCGATAACGCACACCGCCTCGCCGGCTTCCAGCGCGGCGGCGATGGCGCCGGCCTGCAACGCCGGTCCCCCGTCGGCCCTTGCCAGTCTCGCCACCAGCTTCGCCAGCAGCTTTTGCGCCGGCGCCGCCGCCGCGTCGGCGCCAAGGGCGATGCGTATTGGGCGCTCGCAGGCCCAGACGATCAGCAGCGCCGCCTTGGCGGGCGCGTCGGCCTTGCAGCTCAGCAATGCCGGGCCCCGTTTCGGGATCTGCTCGAAGCCGCAGCCCACGCCCCGATACGCCAGGCGGGCCGTCAGCCAGGCGACGCAGCGCAGGGCAAGCTCCGGCAGGCGGCGGCACAGGAAGATCAGCACCAGAGCGTTGAGCGCGGCGGTGGCGAGGAACAGGCCGGGGATGGAAATGCCGGCTCGCAGCAGGACGATGGCGAACAGCGCCGCGCCCACCATGAACAGGGCGTTCATGACATTGTTGCCGGCGATCGCCCTGGAACGGTGGCTGTCCGTACAGCGGGCCTGCACCATGGCGTAGAGCGGCACGATGTAAACGCCTCCGCAAAGGGCGATCAGCGCCATGTCGGCCAGCGCCCGCCAGTTGCCGGGGTCGAGGAGGAAGGCCGCGGCGCCCACCAGCTCCGTTGCCGGTACCGCGGGTGCGGGGCGGACCAGGGCCAGGTCCGCGGCGAACACGGTAAGGCCCAGGGCGCCCAGAGGCACGACGCCCGGCTCGATCCGGCGCGCGCAGAGTTTTTCGCACAAAAAGGAGCCCACGCCGATGCCCAGGGAGAAGGCGGTGAGCAACACGGTGGCGACGGTGCTGTCGCCGCCCAGCACGGTACGGGTGTAGTTGGGCAATTGGGTGAGGAACAGGGCGCCGTAGAACCAGAACCACGAGATGCCGACGATGGGAAAGAACAAGGTGCGCCGCGCCGCGACGTAGGCGATGATGTTGCGGGTCTCGGAGGCCAGGTTCCAGTTCACCACGAGTTCCGGGGCCGACACCGGCGCGCGCGGGATGCCGCGGCTGGCGAGCCACCCCAGCATTGCCACCATCACGACGACCGGAGCCACCCGGGCGGCGGCGCCTGCCCCGTCCGCCCCGTCCGCGGCGACTAGAATGCCGCCGGCCAGGGTGCCCAGCAGGATGGCGAGAAAGGTCCCTGCCTCCACCAGGGCGTTGCCGCCGATCAGTTCGCCGGTGGCGAGGTGCTGCGGCAGGATGCTGTACTTGGCCGGGCCGAACAGCGCGGACTGGGTGCCCATCAGGAACAGCGCCAGCAGCAGCACCGGCACGCTGGCCAGCAGGAAGCCCGCCGCGCCGATCAGCATGATGCCGATTTCCAGCAGCTTGATGCGCCGCATGTAATCCGCTTTCTCGCTGCGTTCCGCCAGCTGCCCGGCCACCGCCGAAAACAGAAAGAACGGCAGGATGAACAGCGCGGCACTGAGATTGATCAAGGTGTCGGTGTCGGCGTCGGCGCTCAGGTGGAAGGCGATCAAGAGCAGCATCGCGTTCTTGAACAGGTTGTCGTTGAACGCGCCCAGAAACTGGGTAATGAAGAACGGCAGGAAGCGGCGCTGGCGCAGCAGCGCCATGGAACTGCCGCGCCCCGCGGCGCCGGCGGCCCCGTTGCCTGCCTGGTCGCCGCTCACTGCCCGTCCCGCCCCGTCTTCCAGGACAGGCACAGCCGGTATAGCGGGTTCCGCCCCCAGCCGGTGAGCGCCGCCGCCAGCGACACGGCCTCGCGCCGGGGCAGCCGCTCGAGCAGCAGGCGCAACACCCGTTCCGCCTCGTCGCGCCCGGGCGGGGAAGGCGCCGTCTCGCCGGCCACCACCACCACGAACTCTCCCTTGACGCGCCGGCCCTGTGTCTCCTCCGCGGCCTGCGTTTCGTCGCGCAGTTTCCCCAGGGGCGCCAGCCGCGCCCGCTCGTGCAGTTTGCTGATCTCCTTGACCGCCGCCGCCGGCCGCTGTTCCCCGAAGCACGAGGCGGCGTCTTGCAGGAACCCGCGCAGCCGATGCGGCGCCTCGAAGAACACCATCGTCCGGGGCTCCCGGCGCAGCGCCTGCATGCGCGCCAGCCGGGCCGCGCGCCGGGGCGGCAGGAAGCCCTCGAAGCAGAAGCGGTGCGCGGCCAGGCCGGCGACGGAAAGGGCGGCGCTGACCGCGCAGGGCCCGGGGACGGCGGCTACCGGGACCCCGGCCTCTTGTGCCGCCCGCACCAGGATGTCGCCGGGGTCGCTGATCAGCGGCGTGCCGGCGTCGGCGACCAGAGCGGCCGAGTCCCCGCCTTGCAGCCGCCGCACCACCCCGCCCGCCGCCCGCCGCTCATTGTGCTCGTGCAGGGCGCGCAACGGCCGGCGGATGCCGTACCGGTTCAGCAACCGGAGGCTGTGCCGGGTGTCCTCCGCCAGGATGAAATCCACACCGGCGAGCACTTGTTGCGCCCGCGCGCCCAGATCGTCTAAATTGCCGATCGGTGTTGCCACTACGTACAGGGTACCCGGATGGACCGCCTGTAGTTCTGTCATTGAACGATTTCCTGCCATCTCTGCGCCTGCCGCAATACTTGGCCTTGGCCGCCGGGCTTTCGCTGCTGTGCTCCTGCGCGCCTGCGCCCCGGCTGCCGTCTCCCGAGGAATTGGCCGGCGCCGGCGCCTGGCGGGAGGCTGCCGCGCTGTACCTGGAACGGGCGGCTGCCGAAGAAGACCCCGGTCGGCGGATAGTTTACCAATTGCAGGCCGCCGAACTGCTGGTCCGGGCAAAGGAGTGGCAGTCCGCGGAACGAACGCTGGCGGAGTTGGAGCCCCCGGGCGCGCCGCAGCGGCTGTCCCGCGATCTGCTGCGGGCCCGCATCGCCCTCGCCCGGGGGCGGCCGCAAAGGGTGCTGGAGCTGCTGCCTGCCGCGCCCGCCGCGCAGCTCCCTGCCGGGTTGCTGGCCGAGCGGCACGACCTGCGGGCCCGGGCCTACGAGGCCGCCGGGCTGTGGCTCGAAGCCGCCCGCGAAGTGGCGGCACTGCAACCGTCCGACCACCAGAGGTTGTGGATGCTGCTGCGCAGCGCCCCGCTGGAGACCCTGCGGGAAGTGCGGACGCAACCGCAGGAATCCTTTTCCGGCTGGGTCGAACTGGCGGTGATAGACAAAAGCCCTTGGCCGCGGCCGGAGTCCTGGGACACCGCGATCATCTACTGGGAGCGGCAGTATCCCGGGCATCCCTCGCGGGACAGCGTACTGCCGCAATTGCGGCGCCTCTACCGGCAGTCTGTGCTGCGCCCCGCGCGCCTGGCCGTGCTGCTCCCTGCCTCGGGGCCCTTCGCCGACGGGGCTCGCGCCGTCCGGGAGGGCATCATGGCGGCCCGCTACCGGGAATCCGGCACCTTCACCACCATCCGGGTGTACGACACCCAGGGCCAGGACATCCCCGCCCTGATCGAGCGGGCGGCGGCCGACGAGGCCGATCTGATCATCGGCCCCCTGACCAAAGAGGCCGTGGCCGCGCTGCCGCTTTCCCCGTCCGTGCCTGTCCTTGCCCTGAACCGCCTGCCTCCCCCCGACGCGGAGGCCGCCGCGCCGGCCGCCTCCCTGGCGCCGCCCCGGGCGCCGCCGCCTGTCGTCGAGTTCAGCCTGGCGCCCGAGGACGAGGCCGTGCAGGTGGCCGAGCGGGCCCGTTTCGACGGCCACGTGACGGCGCTGGTCTTTGCCCCGCGTGGAGAGTGGGGAGACCGCGTTTTTCAGGCCTTCCGGGATGCCTGGCAGAACCTGGGCGGCATCGTGCTCGAGCGCCTTGCCTACGACCCGCAGGGCGGCAGCGAAGACTACCGGTTCTGGACCCGGGAGCTGCTGAACGTCGGCGCCAGCGAGTTGCGGATCGCCCGTCTGCAGCAGACCCTGGGGCGGAAATTCGAGTCGTGGACGCGCATCCGGCGCGATGCCGATTTCCTGTTCCTGGTTGCCGGCCCTCCCGTTGCCCGGCAACTGATGCCGCAGTTGCGCTACTTCGAGGCGGAGGCCATGCCTGTCTATGCCACCTCGCAGGTTTATGCCGGGACATTCGACCTCCTCGTTGACCGCGATCTGGACAATATTCAATTCGTCGCCATGCCCTGGCTGTTGGACCCGGACCCGGTAGGCGTGGAGGATCTGGGAGAGCTGGAACGGCACTGGGGCAAGCCGCGCCTCGACGCCTACGCCCAACTCTTTGTCTTCGGGATGGATGCCTACGCGCTGGGGCGCCGGCTGCGGGAGCTCTACGCCGGCGACCTCTCTTTCCACCAGGGCCTCAGCGGGCGCCTGCATCCGCAGGCAGACGGCAAGGTTCGCCGCCGTCTGCAATGGTACCGGTTCAGCGGCGGCCGCCCCGTATGGCTGGGCCAGTAAGCGGCGGCCCCAAATCGCCGGATGTATCGCCGGATGCGCCGCCGGAAGCGGCATACGGCCCGCGGCAACGGGGCGCATGGGCCGAACGGCTGGCCTGCGGCTACCTGCGGCAACGGGGGCTGACTCTGCTGACCCGCAACTTCCGCGCCCGCGGCGGAGAGTTGGACCTGGTCATGCGGGAAGGCGACACCCTCGTGTTCGTAGAGGTCCGCTACCGCAGGGGCGGCGCCGGGCCGGATGCCGCGGAGTCCATAGACCGCCGCAAGCGGCAGCGGCTCCTGCACGCCGGCGCGCGCTACCTGCAGCAACACGCGCCGCGGGATGCGCCGCCGCCCTGCCGCTTCGATGTCGTTGCCGTGAGCGGCGGCCGCGAATGTCCGGCCATCCGCTGGCTCCAGGGCGCGTTCGAGGCGTAGGCGAGGGGCCGCCGCCGGCCTGCTTCCCCCGTGCTCCAGGGAGAGCCGCCTGTGCCGGCGCCTCATTCTTCCCATCGCTCCCTCCTTGAGCCGGCTGCCGCCCCACTCTCCCCATCGCTCCC from Gammaproteobacteria bacterium encodes:
- a CDS encoding MFS transporter, which codes for MPVLEDGAGRAVSGDQAGNGAAGAAGRGSSMALLRQRRFLPFFITQFLGAFNDNLFKNAMLLLIAFHLSADADTDTLINLSAALFILPFFLFSAVAGQLAERSEKADYMRRIKLLEIGIMLIGAAGFLLASVPVLLLALFLMGTQSALFGPAKYSILPQHLATGELIGGNALVEAGTFLAILLGTLAGGILVAADGADGAGAAARVAPVVVMVAMLGWLASRGIPRAPVSAPELVVNWNLASETRNIIAYVAARRTLFFPIVGISWFWFYGALFLTQLPNYTRTVLGGDSTVATVLLTAFSLGIGVGSFLCEKLCARRIEPGVVPLGALGLTVFAADLALVRPAPAVPATELVGAAAFLLDPGNWRALADMALIALCGGVYIVPLYAMVQARCTDSHRSRAIAGNNVMNALFMVGAALFAIVLLRAGISIPGLFLATAALNALVLIFLCRRLPELALRCVAWLTARLAYRGVGCGFEQIPKRGPALLSCKADAPAKAALLIVWACERPIRIALGADAAAAPAQKLLAKLVARLARADGGPALQAGAIAAALEAGEAVCVIGADRDTLADIARRCRTPPVPVVVAAEGDGRWPRHRVVAGG
- the rsmI gene encoding 16S rRNA (cytidine(1402)-2'-O)-methyltransferase; the encoded protein is MTELQAVHPGTLYVVATPIGNLDDLGARAQQVLAGVDFILAEDTRHSLRLLNRYGIRRPLRALHEHNERRAAGGVVRRLQGGDSAALVADAGTPLISDPGDILVRAAQEAGVPVAAVPGPCAVSAALSVAGLAAHRFCFEGFLPPRRAARLARMQALRREPRTMVFFEAPHRLRGFLQDAASCFGEQRPAAAVKEISKLHERARLAPLGKLRDETQAAEETQGRRVKGEFVVVVAGETAPSPPGRDEAERVLRLLLERLPRREAVSLAAALTGWGRNPLYRLCLSWKTGRDGQ
- a CDS encoding penicillin-binding protein activator, coding for MNDFLPSLRLPQYLALAAGLSLLCSCAPAPRLPSPEELAGAGAWREAAALYLERAAAEEDPGRRIVYQLQAAELLVRAKEWQSAERTLAELEPPGAPQRLSRDLLRARIALARGRPQRVLELLPAAPAAQLPAGLLAERHDLRARAYEAAGLWLEAAREVAALQPSDHQRLWMLLRSAPLETLREVRTQPQESFSGWVELAVIDKSPWPRPESWDTAIIYWERQYPGHPSRDSVLPQLRRLYRQSVLRPARLAVLLPASGPFADGARAVREGIMAARYRESGTFTTIRVYDTQGQDIPALIERAAADEADLIIGPLTKEAVAALPLSPSVPVLALNRLPPPDAEAAAPAASLAPPRAPPPVVEFSLAPEDEAVQVAERARFDGHVTALVFAPRGEWGDRVFQAFRDAWQNLGGIVLERLAYDPQGGSEDYRFWTRELLNVGASELRIARLQQTLGRKFESWTRIRRDADFLFLVAGPPVARQLMPQLRYFEAEAMPVYATSQVYAGTFDLLVDRDLDNIQFVAMPWLLDPDPVGVEDLGELERHWGKPRLDAYAQLFVFGMDAYALGRRLRELYAGDLSFHQGLSGRLHPQADGKVRRRLQWYRFSGGRPVWLGQ
- a CDS encoding YraN family protein; its protein translation is MAGPVSGGPKSPDVSPDAPPEAAYGPRQRGAWAERLACGYLRQRGLTLLTRNFRARGGELDLVMREGDTLVFVEVRYRRGGAGPDAAESIDRRKRQRLLHAGARYLQQHAPRDAPPPCRFDVVAVSGGRECPAIRWLQGAFEA